The Lepidochelys kempii isolate rLepKem1 chromosome 5, rLepKem1.hap2, whole genome shotgun sequence genome window below encodes:
- the LOC140912084 gene encoding cryptic protein-like — MYRGQHVRILFTVSLALQVIHYGNGREKEAHKSDGENVHATAQKQQPKNQGTTLNMFNDMNRSDESSKQQSSRTFVPFTGLTDSKKLNRHCCQNGGTCILGSFCACPKHFTGRYCEHDEQNSNCGSVAHGVWVQKGCRFCRCGYGILHCLSEITQDNCDLKMEEEEELLRLRSSGPRSQQTICSLILLLCFFALLCSRLHQQL, encoded by the exons ATGTACCGGGGACAGCATGTTCG AATTCTTTTCACTGTGAGTCTGGCCTTGCAAGTCATTCATTATGGAAACG GCCGTGAAAAAGAGGCGCATAAAAGTGATGGAGAAAATGTGCATGCAACAGCCCAAAAGCAACAGCCAAAAAATCAAGGCACTACTCTAAATATGTTTAATGACATGAATCGGAGTGATGAGAGCAGCAAGCAACAGAGTTCGAGGACTTTTGTACCTTTCACTGGGCTTACAGATA GTAAAAAACTGAACAGACATTGTTGTCAAAATGGAGGAACCTGTATCCTGGGCAGTTTCTGTGCATGCCCAAAACACTTCACTGGCAGATATTGTGAGCATGATGAGCAGAATAG CAACTGTGGCAGCGTTGCCCATGGAGTCTGGGTACAAAAGGGTTGTCGATTCTGTCGATGTGGCTATGGGATTCTGCACTGTCTTTCGGAAATAACGCAAGACAACTGTG aTCTAaaaatggaagaggaggaggaactcCTCCGGTTACGTTCTAGTGGCCCGAGATCACAGCAAACAATCTGCTCTCTCATTCTCCTCCTCTGCTTCTTCGCATTGCTCTGCAGCCGGCTCCATCAGCAGCTTTGA